One genomic segment of Bremerella alba includes these proteins:
- the hpnH gene encoding adenosyl-hopene transferase HpnH, producing MSVPISQMWTVASYVLKQKLLRRKRYPLVLMLEPLFRCNLACAGCGKIQFPVEILRKQLTPEQCFQAIDECGAPIVSIPGGEPLLHPQMPEIVEGLVKRKKYIYLCTNALKLEKSLSQFTPSKYLTFSVHMDGPRQEHDHAVCREGTYDIAVSAIKAALEQGFRVTTNTTLFEGAQPERIRGFFDEMMQLGVEGMMLSPGYSYEKAPDQDHFLKRNQTYRLFREILSAPKKAWQFNQSPLFVEFLKGNYDLECTPWGNPTYNIFGWQKPCYLVDEGHTQTFAELLEAVEWDNYGTQSGNPKCANCMVHSGYEPSAVDATFSSFRGLMETAKRTLLGPPKKNRPIADLDADNRTDDAETPQRPDRKPNELPVLQ from the coding sequence ATGAGTGTCCCTATCTCGCAAATGTGGACCGTCGCGTCATACGTTCTCAAGCAAAAGCTGCTTAGGCGTAAACGCTACCCGCTAGTCCTGATGCTGGAACCTCTGTTTCGCTGCAACTTGGCTTGTGCCGGCTGCGGAAAGATTCAATTCCCGGTCGAAATTCTTCGTAAACAGCTCACCCCCGAGCAGTGCTTTCAAGCGATCGACGAATGCGGAGCACCGATCGTCAGCATCCCCGGGGGCGAACCTCTGCTGCACCCGCAAATGCCTGAGATTGTCGAAGGGCTCGTAAAGCGCAAAAAGTACATCTACCTTTGCACCAACGCGCTCAAGCTCGAGAAGTCGCTCTCACAGTTCACGCCGAGCAAGTACCTCACATTCTCGGTCCACATGGACGGCCCTCGCCAGGAGCACGACCACGCCGTTTGCCGCGAAGGGACGTACGACATCGCCGTCAGCGCGATCAAAGCGGCCCTTGAGCAAGGCTTCCGTGTCACGACCAACACCACGCTGTTCGAAGGCGCCCAACCAGAACGGATTCGCGGCTTCTTCGACGAGATGATGCAGCTAGGCGTTGAAGGGATGATGCTTTCGCCTGGGTACAGCTACGAGAAGGCCCCGGACCAGGATCACTTTCTCAAGCGAAATCAAACCTATCGGTTGTTCCGCGAGATTCTTTCAGCCCCCAAGAAAGCCTGGCAATTCAACCAGAGCCCGCTATTTGTAGAGTTTCTCAAGGGGAACTACGACCTCGAGTGCACTCCCTGGGGCAACCCGACCTACAACATCTTCGGCTGGCAGAAGCCTTGTTATCTGGTCGACGAAGGGCACACGCAAACCTTCGCGGAACTGCTCGAAGCGGTCGAGTGGGACAACTATGGCACTCAAAGCGGCAACCCCAAGTGTGCCAACTGCATGGTCCACAGTGGCTACGAGCCTAGCGCCGTAGATGCCACGTTCTCTTCGTTTCGCGGACTAATGGAAACGGCCAAGCGGACGCTGCTGGGACCACCCAAGAAGAATCGCCCAATCGCCGACTTGGATGCAGACAATCGCACTGACGATGCGGAAACGCCGCAGCGACCCGATCGAAAGCCGAATGAATTGCCGGTGCTGCAGTAG
- a CDS encoding terpene cyclase/mutase family protein, which translates to MMDGSSSLARDRRPDGDAGQRTGNAPTLSTAMERTSNWLLSQQATEGYWCAELEGDSILQSEYLLLMAWAGRERSDIAQRVSRKLLEQQREDGTWAQYPEAKIDISSSVKAYFALKLTGHKPSADYMVKARDAILEAGGADAVNSFTRLYLALLGQIPMEICPAIPPEMILLPNWFPLNIYRMSSWSRTIFIPLAICWALRPVVDRSDECSIQELFIKQPNQWPELRCPGQEKAQGLLTWDRFFRTADRGLKQIEKLRLRPLRSRALKLCEKWILDRMPKSDGLGAIFPPSLWSIVAFKALGYDDDHQAVQSCWNEIDKLMLHDDEAQTTRIQPCKSPVWDTTITLRAMAAARHGADEPRMRKAVDWMLSKEVRDQGDWTNNVRCEPGGWYFEFNNEFYPDLDDTAMALMALQEQLAECGVSLEVHPGQSWENTTIVTTSNKVSADNAVGQAMLLDKVSSATKRALAWSAEMQNHDGGWGAFDKNNDAEFLCKVPFADHNAMIDPSWPDLSARVIEAYGLLGVNQNSHGKLGDVVRKAITYIRDNQYEDGSWFGRWGVNYVYGTWQCLVGLTAVGISTDDEAVQRGAKWLIDSQQQCGAWGETCDSYENPNLKGIGTPTPSQTAWALLGLIAAGHEDSDAVRKGINYLLSTQKEDGTWDEEPFTGTGFPQVFYLRYHYYRIYFPLLALATWAKKSSETKEGSR; encoded by the coding sequence ATGATGGATGGATCCTCCTCACTCGCTCGTGATCGGCGACCCGACGGTGATGCCGGACAGCGCACCGGAAATGCTCCCACGTTGTCAACGGCAATGGAGCGCACCTCGAACTGGCTCCTCTCACAACAAGCCACCGAAGGCTATTGGTGCGCCGAGTTGGAGGGGGACTCGATCCTGCAGAGCGAATACCTGTTGCTCATGGCCTGGGCTGGCCGCGAACGATCGGACATCGCCCAACGGGTCTCAAGGAAGCTTCTCGAGCAGCAGCGCGAAGATGGTACCTGGGCTCAGTATCCTGAAGCGAAGATCGATATCAGTTCGAGCGTCAAAGCGTACTTCGCCCTGAAACTCACCGGACACAAGCCATCGGCCGACTACATGGTCAAGGCGCGGGATGCAATTCTGGAAGCTGGCGGCGCCGACGCCGTGAACAGCTTTACCCGGCTATATCTGGCCCTGCTGGGTCAGATTCCCATGGAAATCTGCCCTGCCATTCCGCCGGAAATGATTTTGCTGCCCAATTGGTTTCCGCTGAATATTTACCGCATGAGCAGTTGGTCGCGCACGATTTTCATTCCTCTCGCGATCTGCTGGGCATTACGCCCCGTCGTCGATCGCTCGGATGAGTGCTCCATCCAAGAGCTGTTCATCAAGCAGCCGAACCAGTGGCCAGAACTTCGCTGCCCGGGGCAGGAAAAAGCCCAAGGGCTGCTTACGTGGGATCGCTTCTTTCGCACGGCAGACCGTGGCCTGAAGCAGATCGAAAAGCTTCGCCTACGACCGCTGCGATCTCGTGCGCTCAAATTGTGTGAAAAGTGGATCCTCGATCGCATGCCCAAAAGTGACGGGCTCGGAGCCATTTTCCCACCAAGCCTCTGGAGCATCGTGGCCTTCAAAGCTCTCGGCTATGACGACGACCATCAGGCAGTTCAATCCTGCTGGAACGAGATCGACAAGCTGATGCTCCACGATGACGAGGCCCAAACGACACGGATTCAACCGTGCAAAAGCCCTGTTTGGGATACAACCATTACGCTACGGGCCATGGCTGCTGCTCGCCACGGGGCCGACGAACCGCGGATGCGTAAAGCGGTCGACTGGATGCTTTCCAAAGAAGTACGCGACCAAGGCGACTGGACCAACAACGTCCGCTGCGAGCCAGGCGGTTGGTACTTTGAATTCAATAACGAGTTTTATCCTGATCTCGACGACACGGCGATGGCCTTGATGGCCCTGCAGGAACAACTGGCCGAGTGCGGCGTTTCGCTGGAAGTGCACCCGGGCCAATCGTGGGAAAACACCACGATCGTCACGACATCGAACAAGGTCTCAGCTGACAACGCTGTCGGTCAGGCTATGCTGCTTGATAAGGTCTCCAGTGCTACCAAACGGGCACTTGCGTGGAGCGCCGAAATGCAGAATCACGATGGTGGCTGGGGAGCGTTCGATAAGAACAACGATGCCGAATTCCTGTGCAAAGTCCCCTTCGCCGATCACAACGCGATGATTGATCCAAGCTGGCCTGACTTGTCGGCTCGCGTGATCGAAGCGTACGGTCTGCTAGGCGTAAATCAAAATAGCCACGGCAAGCTGGGGGACGTCGTCCGCAAAGCAATCACCTACATCCGCGACAATCAGTACGAAGATGGCTCGTGGTTTGGCCGTTGGGGTGTAAACTATGTCTACGGCACTTGGCAGTGTCTGGTCGGGCTGACAGCGGTGGGTATTTCAACCGATGACGAGGCCGTCCAACGCGGGGCTAAATGGCTGATCGACTCCCAGCAGCAGTGCGGCGCTTGGGGCGAAACGTGCGACAGCTATGAGAACCCCAACCTCAAAGGGATTGGCACGCCGACTCCCTCGCAAACGGCCTGGGCGCTGCTTGGCCTGATAGCCGCTGGGCATGAAGATAGCGACGCCGTTCGCAAAGGGATCAACTACCTGCTCTCAACGCAGAAGGAAGACGGCACCTGGGACGAAGAGCCTTTCACGGGCACCGGTTTCCCTCAGGTCTTCTACCTCCGCTACCACTATTACCGCATCTACTTCCCACTGTTGGCGTTGGCCACATGGGCGAAAAAATCGAGCGAAACGAAAGAAGGATCGCGATGA